One Macrobrachium rosenbergii isolate ZJJX-2024 chromosome 10, ASM4041242v1, whole genome shotgun sequence DNA window includes the following coding sequences:
- the LOC136842661 gene encoding protein Star-like isoform X2, translating to MSTRLEYEKQSAANQVKMWPITFREKIMFVAMLVMVSALSYLTGKRASRPDWNRQIKDLVPVNTTPRPPTQAAVPVTQPCTPTPYNFNGANQEDPKLIEYIRRELLIPPSVQPYKLGRPNLDHLSQFNQSKIANEMLKGMKGGFFVEVGAADGESLSNSIFFERQLGWRGLLIEATPGYFNALKTKNRNAYIIHAALSVTNYASEVTFQANLGYGSKLGNQGVKVKGIPFFSILRALDVKIVDFLSLDIESFEVKVLKTIPWDKIKFRLMCIEVAHIPEGKDFLTKFLQEKGYKFLGYGYLDIDAWYALPELLNTSVKPW from the exons CAAAGTGCGGCTAACCAAGTGAAAATGTGGCCAATTACATTTCGAGAGAAAATCATGTTCGTGGCGATGTTGGTTATGGTGTCGGCTCTCTCTTACCTGACTGGAAAACGCGCATCAAGACCAG ACTGGAATCGTCAAATTAAAGATCTAGTGCCTGTCAATACTACACCGAGACCGCCCACCCAAGCTGCAGTCCCAGTCACCCAGCCTTGCACGCCCACTCCATATAAtttcaat GGAGCAAACCAAGAGGACCCCAAGCTGATCGAATATATCCGACGAGAGTTGTTGATTCCACCATCCGTTCAACCTTACAAACTTGGCCGCCCTAATCTAGACCACCTTTCTCAGTTCAACCAGTCAAAAATCGCCAACGAAATGCTCAAAGGAATG AAAGGAGGGTTCTTCGTTGAAGTCGGTGCCGCCGATGGAGAGAGCCTGAGTAACTCGATCTTCTTCGAGAGGCAGCTTGGGTGGAGAGGACTGCTGATCGAGGCAACGCCAGGGTATTTCAATGCGCTGAAGACAAAAAATAGGAATGCTTACATCATTCACGCTGCTCTTTCTGTGACTAATTATGCTTCTGAAGTCACTTTCCA GGCTAATTTAGGATATGGCAGCAAGTTGGGCAACCAGGGTGTCAAGGTGAAGGGAATTCCCTTTTTCTCTATTCTTCGAGCCTTGGACGTCAAAATAGTAGATTTCTTGTCTCTGGATATCGAGTCTTTCGAAGTTAAG GTACTGAAGACAATCCCATGGGACAAGATTAAGTTCAGGCTCATGTGCATCGAGGTAGCCCACATCCCAGAGGGCAAGGATTTCCTGACGAAGTTCCTGCAGGAAAAGGGATACAAATTCTTAGGATATGGTTACCTAGACATCGATGCTTGGTATGCACTGCCGGAGCTCCTAAACACAAGTGTAAAACCTTGGTAA
- the LOC136842661 gene encoding protein Star-like isoform X1, with product MSCTSSRAGQKQSAANQVKMWPITFREKIMFVAMLVMVSALSYLTGKRASRPDWNRQIKDLVPVNTTPRPPTQAAVPVTQPCTPTPYNFNGANQEDPKLIEYIRRELLIPPSVQPYKLGRPNLDHLSQFNQSKIANEMLKGMKGGFFVEVGAADGESLSNSIFFERQLGWRGLLIEATPGYFNALKTKNRNAYIIHAALSVTNYASEVTFQANLGYGSKLGNQGVKVKGIPFFSILRALDVKIVDFLSLDIESFEVKVLKTIPWDKIKFRLMCIEVAHIPEGKDFLTKFLQEKGYKFLGYGYLDIDAWYALPELLNTSVKPW from the exons CAAAGTGCGGCTAACCAAGTGAAAATGTGGCCAATTACATTTCGAGAGAAAATCATGTTCGTGGCGATGTTGGTTATGGTGTCGGCTCTCTCTTACCTGACTGGAAAACGCGCATCAAGACCAG ACTGGAATCGTCAAATTAAAGATCTAGTGCCTGTCAATACTACACCGAGACCGCCCACCCAAGCTGCAGTCCCAGTCACCCAGCCTTGCACGCCCACTCCATATAAtttcaat GGAGCAAACCAAGAGGACCCCAAGCTGATCGAATATATCCGACGAGAGTTGTTGATTCCACCATCCGTTCAACCTTACAAACTTGGCCGCCCTAATCTAGACCACCTTTCTCAGTTCAACCAGTCAAAAATCGCCAACGAAATGCTCAAAGGAATG AAAGGAGGGTTCTTCGTTGAAGTCGGTGCCGCCGATGGAGAGAGCCTGAGTAACTCGATCTTCTTCGAGAGGCAGCTTGGGTGGAGAGGACTGCTGATCGAGGCAACGCCAGGGTATTTCAATGCGCTGAAGACAAAAAATAGGAATGCTTACATCATTCACGCTGCTCTTTCTGTGACTAATTATGCTTCTGAAGTCACTTTCCA GGCTAATTTAGGATATGGCAGCAAGTTGGGCAACCAGGGTGTCAAGGTGAAGGGAATTCCCTTTTTCTCTATTCTTCGAGCCTTGGACGTCAAAATAGTAGATTTCTTGTCTCTGGATATCGAGTCTTTCGAAGTTAAG GTACTGAAGACAATCCCATGGGACAAGATTAAGTTCAGGCTCATGTGCATCGAGGTAGCCCACATCCCAGAGGGCAAGGATTTCCTGACGAAGTTCCTGCAGGAAAAGGGATACAAATTCTTAGGATATGGTTACCTAGACATCGATGCTTGGTATGCACTGCCGGAGCTCCTAAACACAAGTGTAAAACCTTGGTAA
- the LOC136842661 gene encoding protein Star-like isoform X3, giving the protein MWPITFREKIMFVAMLVMVSALSYLTGKRASRPDWNRQIKDLVPVNTTPRPPTQAAVPVTQPCTPTPYNFNGANQEDPKLIEYIRRELLIPPSVQPYKLGRPNLDHLSQFNQSKIANEMLKGMKGGFFVEVGAADGESLSNSIFFERQLGWRGLLIEATPGYFNALKTKNRNAYIIHAALSVTNYASEVTFQANLGYGSKLGNQGVKVKGIPFFSILRALDVKIVDFLSLDIESFEVKVLKTIPWDKIKFRLMCIEVAHIPEGKDFLTKFLQEKGYKFLGYGYLDIDAWYALPELLNTSVKPW; this is encoded by the exons ATGTGGCCAATTACATTTCGAGAGAAAATCATGTTCGTGGCGATGTTGGTTATGGTGTCGGCTCTCTCTTACCTGACTGGAAAACGCGCATCAAGACCAG ACTGGAATCGTCAAATTAAAGATCTAGTGCCTGTCAATACTACACCGAGACCGCCCACCCAAGCTGCAGTCCCAGTCACCCAGCCTTGCACGCCCACTCCATATAAtttcaat GGAGCAAACCAAGAGGACCCCAAGCTGATCGAATATATCCGACGAGAGTTGTTGATTCCACCATCCGTTCAACCTTACAAACTTGGCCGCCCTAATCTAGACCACCTTTCTCAGTTCAACCAGTCAAAAATCGCCAACGAAATGCTCAAAGGAATG AAAGGAGGGTTCTTCGTTGAAGTCGGTGCCGCCGATGGAGAGAGCCTGAGTAACTCGATCTTCTTCGAGAGGCAGCTTGGGTGGAGAGGACTGCTGATCGAGGCAACGCCAGGGTATTTCAATGCGCTGAAGACAAAAAATAGGAATGCTTACATCATTCACGCTGCTCTTTCTGTGACTAATTATGCTTCTGAAGTCACTTTCCA GGCTAATTTAGGATATGGCAGCAAGTTGGGCAACCAGGGTGTCAAGGTGAAGGGAATTCCCTTTTTCTCTATTCTTCGAGCCTTGGACGTCAAAATAGTAGATTTCTTGTCTCTGGATATCGAGTCTTTCGAAGTTAAG GTACTGAAGACAATCCCATGGGACAAGATTAAGTTCAGGCTCATGTGCATCGAGGTAGCCCACATCCCAGAGGGCAAGGATTTCCTGACGAAGTTCCTGCAGGAAAAGGGATACAAATTCTTAGGATATGGTTACCTAGACATCGATGCTTGGTATGCACTGCCGGAGCTCCTAAACACAAGTGTAAAACCTTGGTAA